The Lysinibacillus pakistanensis genome includes a window with the following:
- the leuS gene encoding leucine--tRNA ligase — MSFNHQQIEKKWQQYWADNKTFKTVNETEKPKFYALDMFPYPSGAGLHVGHPEGYTATDILSRFKRMQGFNVLHPMGWDAFGLPAEQYALDTGNDPAEFTAKNIATFKRQIQELGFSYDWDREINTTDPEYYKWTQWIFIQLYKKGLAYVDEVAVNWCPALGTVLANEEVIDGKSERGGHPVERRPMKQWMLKITAYADRLIDDLEEVDWPESIKDMQRNWIGRSEGAEVTFGIDGTDESFTVFTTRPDTLFGATYCVLAPEHKLVEQITTADQRQAVDAYLEKVKMKSDLERTDLAKEKTGVFTGAYAVNPINGKKVPIWIADYVLVSYGTGAIMAVPAHDERDYEFATEFNLEIIPVLEGGDISKEAFTGDGQHINSDFLNGLNKADGIAKAIEWLEEKGVGEKKISYRLRDWLFSRQRYWGEPIPMIHWEDGSITPVPESELPLMLPKTDNIRPSGTGESPLANIAEWVNVVDPETGKKGRRETNTMPQWAGSSWYFLRYIDPTNSEAIADPELLKRWLPVDIYIGGAEHAVLHLLYARFWHKVLYDLGAVHTKEPFQKLFNQGMILGEGNEKMSKSKGNVVNPDEIISSHGADTLRLYEMFMGPLEASVAWSTNGLDGARRFLDRIWRLFVNEEDGAISSKIQVSDDKTLEKSYHQTVKKVTEDYEGIRFNTAISQMMVFINDCYKADVIPAAYADGFVKMLAPIVPHIAEELWQLLGHNATLSYEQWPVYDESKLVDDEVEIAVQVAGKVRAKIIVAKDASKEEIEKVALTDSKVQEYMAGKDLVKVIVIPGKLVNIVVK; from the coding sequence ATGAGTTTTAATCATCAACAAATTGAAAAAAAGTGGCAGCAATATTGGGCTGATAATAAAACGTTTAAAACAGTAAATGAAACAGAAAAACCAAAATTTTATGCGCTAGATATGTTCCCCTACCCATCTGGAGCTGGTCTTCATGTGGGACACCCAGAAGGGTATACAGCGACAGATATCCTGTCACGCTTCAAGCGCATGCAAGGCTTTAACGTGCTACATCCAATGGGCTGGGATGCATTCGGTTTACCAGCAGAACAATACGCACTTGATACAGGAAATGACCCTGCTGAATTTACGGCGAAAAATATTGCGACATTTAAACGTCAAATTCAAGAGCTTGGCTTTAGCTACGATTGGGATCGTGAAATAAACACAACAGACCCAGAATATTATAAATGGACACAATGGATCTTTATTCAGCTATATAAAAAAGGCTTAGCCTATGTAGATGAAGTGGCTGTAAACTGGTGCCCTGCATTAGGAACAGTATTGGCAAATGAGGAAGTTATTGATGGGAAATCAGAACGCGGTGGTCACCCTGTAGAGCGTCGACCAATGAAGCAATGGATGCTGAAAATTACAGCTTATGCGGACCGTTTAATCGATGATCTAGAGGAAGTAGATTGGCCAGAGTCTATTAAAGATATGCAGCGTAACTGGATTGGTCGTTCCGAAGGTGCTGAAGTCACATTTGGCATTGATGGCACTGATGAAAGCTTTACAGTATTTACAACGCGTCCTGATACTTTATTTGGTGCTACATACTGCGTGCTTGCACCTGAGCATAAATTAGTGGAGCAAATTACAACGGCTGATCAACGACAAGCTGTTGATGCTTACTTAGAAAAGGTAAAAATGAAATCTGACTTAGAGCGTACGGATTTAGCAAAAGAAAAAACAGGCGTATTTACAGGTGCCTATGCAGTGAATCCGATTAACGGTAAAAAGGTGCCAATTTGGATTGCAGACTATGTACTAGTTTCTTATGGTACTGGTGCTATCATGGCAGTTCCAGCACATGATGAACGCGATTATGAGTTTGCTACAGAGTTTAATTTAGAGATTATTCCTGTCCTTGAAGGTGGAGACATCAGTAAAGAAGCATTTACAGGTGATGGTCAGCATATTAATTCCGATTTCCTTAATGGCTTAAATAAAGCAGATGGCATTGCGAAGGCCATTGAATGGCTAGAGGAAAAGGGCGTAGGGGAGAAGAAAATTTCTTATCGTCTTCGTGACTGGTTATTCTCGCGTCAGCGTTACTGGGGTGAGCCAATCCCAATGATTCATTGGGAAGATGGTTCAATTACACCAGTACCTGAATCTGAATTACCATTAATGCTTCCAAAAACAGATAATATCCGTCCTTCTGGTACAGGTGAATCTCCATTAGCAAATATTGCAGAGTGGGTAAATGTTGTTGATCCTGAGACAGGTAAAAAAGGACGTCGTGAAACAAATACAATGCCACAATGGGCAGGCTCAAGCTGGTACTTCTTACGCTATATCGATCCAACAAATTCAGAAGCAATAGCTGATCCAGAATTGCTAAAACGTTGGTTACCAGTTGATATTTATATTGGTGGCGCAGAGCACGCTGTATTACATTTACTTTACGCACGCTTCTGGCATAAAGTGTTATATGATTTAGGCGCTGTTCACACGAAAGAGCCATTCCAAAAATTATTTAACCAAGGCATGATTCTTGGCGAAGGTAATGAGAAAATGTCTAAATCAAAAGGCAATGTAGTTAATCCAGATGAAATCATTTCTTCACATGGTGCGGATACATTACGTCTTTATGAAATGTTTATGGGACCACTTGAGGCGTCTGTGGCATGGTCTACAAATGGCCTAGACGGAGCACGTCGCTTCTTAGATCGTATTTGGCGTTTATTTGTCAATGAAGAAGATGGTGCAATTTCTTCAAAAATTCAAGTTTCAGATGATAAAACACTCGAGAAATCCTATCACCAAACAGTGAAAAAGGTGACAGAGGATTATGAAGGCATCCGCTTTAATACAGCTATTTCACAAATGATGGTCTTCATCAATGATTGCTACAAGGCAGATGTCATTCCAGCAGCTTACGCGGATGGCTTCGTAAAAATGCTAGCACCAATCGTTCCACATATTGCTGAGGAATTATGGCAACTACTAGGACATAATGCAACACTTTCTTATGAGCAGTGGCCAGTATATGATGAATCTAAGCTTGTGGATGATGAAGTGGAAATCGCTGTGCAAGTTGCAGGTAAAGTACGAGCAAAAATTATCGTAGCAAAAGATGCTTCTAAGGAAGAAATCGAAAAAGTAGCACTTACTGACAGCAAAGTACAAGAGTATATGGCAGGCAAAGACTTAGTAAAAGTCATTGTTATTCCAGGTAAGCTTGTCAATATCGTAGTAAAATAA